One Budorcas taxicolor isolate Tak-1 chromosome 13, Takin1.1, whole genome shotgun sequence DNA window includes the following coding sequences:
- the CDC25B gene encoding M-phase inducer phosphatase 2 has protein sequence MELPQPEPVAGSALSPAGMRGGAQRPDHLPGLRLGAHGLLGSPERAAASSPVTTLTQTMHHLAGLGSETPKSQVGSLLTCLSLSRRASESSLSSESSESSDAGLCMDSPSPMDPNMAEQTFEQAIQAASRVIQNEQFAIRRFQSLPGRLLGHSPVLRNITNSQASGTWRKTEACDQAAHGSGEDKENDGFVFKMPGKPTHPSHSRALGEWASRREAFAQRPSSAPDLMCLTPERKMEVEELIPLARCHFSLTPSTEAVEEDDGFVDILETDLKENDVVPPGMESLISAPLVKTSEKEEEQDLIMYSKCQRLFRSPSMPCGVIRPILKRLERPQDQDLPVQNKRKRSVTPPEEELREAEEPKARILRSKSLCHDEIENILDSDHRELIGDYSKAFLLQTVDGKHQDLKYISPETVVALLTGKFSHIVEKFVIVDCRYPYEYEGGHIKTAVNLPLERDAETFLLQSPITPCSLDKRIILIFHCEFSSERGPRMCRFIRERDRASNDYPSLYYPEMYILKGGYKDFFPQHPTFCEPQDYRPMNHEDFKDEMKTFRLKTRSWAGERSRRELCSRLQDQ, from the exons ATGGAGCTGCCTCAGCCGGAGCCCGTGGCAGGCTCGGCTCTCAGTCCGGCCGGCATGCGCGGTGGCGCCCAGCGTCCTGACCACCTCCCGGGCCTCCGGCTGGGGGCTCATGGCCTCCTGGGGTCTCCGGAGCGCGCGGCTGCTTCCTCGCCGGTCACCACCCTCACCCAGACTATGCACCATCTCGCTGGGCTCGGCAG CGAGACCCCAAAGAGTCAGGTAGGCAGCCTGCTCACATGCCTATCCCTGTCCCGTCGGGCGTCTGAATCCTCCCTGTCGTCTGAGTCCTCTGAATCTTCTGATGCAG gtCTGTGCATGGACTCTCCCAGCCCTATGGACCCCAACATGGCAGAGCAGAC GTTCGAACAGGCCATCCAGGCAGCCAGCCGAGTTATTCAAAA TGAGCAGTTTGCCATCCGACGTTTCCAGTCCTTGCCG GGGAGGCTTCTGGGCCACAGTCCTGTGCTACggaacatcaccaactcccaagcgTCTGGCACCTGGAGGAAGACTGAGGCATGTGACCAAGCTGCCCACGGCTCTGGGGAGGACAAAGAGAAT GATGGATTTGTCTTCAAGATGCCAGGGAAACCCACACATCCCAGCCACTCCCGTGCTCTTGGGGAGTGGGCCAGCCGCAGAGAAGCCTTTGCCCAGAGGCCAAGCTCAGCTCCCGACCTGATG TGTCTCACCCCTGAGCGAAAGATGGAAGTAGAGGAACTGATCCCCCTGGCCCGATGCCACTTCTCCCTGACCCCCTCCACAGAGGCTGTTGAGGAAGACGATGGATTCGTGGATATCCTGGAGACTGACTTAAAG GAGAATGATGTAGTTCCCCCAGGCATGGAGAGCCTCATCAGTGCCCCACTGGTCAAGAcctcagaaaaggaagaggaacag GACCTCATCATGTACAGCAAGTGCCAGCGGCTCTTCCGCTCTCCGTCCATGCCCTGCGGTGTGATCCGGCCCATCCTCAAGAGGCTGGAGCGCCCGCAGGACCAGGATCTGCCTGTACAGAACAAGCGGAAAAGGAGTGTGACCCCTCCAGAGGAGGAGCTGCGGGAGGCTGAGGAACCT AAAGCCCGCATTCTCCGCTCAAAGTCTCTGTGTCATGATGAGATTGAGAATATCCTGGACAGTGACCACCGAGAACTGATCGGGGATTACTCCAAG GCCTTCCTCCTACAAACTGTGGATGGAAAGCACCAAGATCTCAAGTACATCTCACCAGAAACG GTGGTGGCTCTGCTGACAGGCAAGTTCAGCCACATCGTGGAGAAGTTTGTGATTGTTGACTGCAGATACCCCTATGAGTATGAAGGCGGTCACATCAAG ACTGCTGTGAACCTCCCTCTGGAACGGGATGCTGAGACCTTCCTGCTACAGAGCCCCATCACACCCTGCAGCCTGGATAAGAGAATCATCCTCATTTTCCACTGTGAATTTTCATCTGAGCGGGGCCCCCGCAT GTGCCGTTTCATCAGGGAACGAGACAGAGCCTCCAACGACTACCCCAGCCTCTACTATCCTGAGATGTATATACTCAAAGGCGGCTACAAGGACTTCTTCCCACAGCACCCG ACCTTCTGTGAGCCTCAAGATTACCGGCCCATGAACCATGAGGACTTCAAGGATGAAATGAAGACCTTCCGCCTCAAGACACGCAGCTGGGCTGGCGAGCGGAGCCGGCGAGAGCTCTGCAGCCGCCTGCAGGACCAGTGA